A single window of Electrophorus electricus isolate fEleEle1 chromosome 16, fEleEle1.pri, whole genome shotgun sequence DNA harbors:
- the LOC113577655 gene encoding uncharacterized protein LOC113577655: MAHLITCSLVLLWLRWINGVTQGSFLECIPVLTVPRNTVWRAAPMNTLKINCNVSIPSHCWENLALSWCKVDDGNDCKPLNHSSHITTEWRKITGEYKTSFLVFRNLSTADSGLYRCKVDGRVSTISHNINVTVTDWVTPTGNMDSDVQRNQSTANGSIRDSVDWSLLWPYGYICGGILLVVATLMLGSVLIIRCQRPKKSKKERIAENQSTATQASYIPQPINDTISYRHDNTHSLPPQLSPSCIYDIPRARASSHRDRPSAGRRPANQVAPGQMHDQNNVNAEEEDSPLIYASLNHKTLLHGPIKVSHSEMENSEYAAIKIN, from the exons ATGGCACATCTGATCACCTGCAGTCTGGTCCTGCTGTGGCTGCGCTGGATTAACGGGGTCACGCAAG GGTCTTTTCTGGAGTGTATTCCAGTTCTCACGGTGCCTCGCAACACAGTGTGGAGGGCTGCTCCAATGAACACCCTGAAGATCAACTGCAATGTCAGCATTCCTTCACACTGCTGGGAAAACTTAGCGTTGTCATGGTGCAAAGTTGATGACGGGAATGACTGCAAACCTTTGAATCACTCCAGTCACATCACAACAGAATGGAGGAAGATTACTGGGGAATATAAGACCTCATTCCTGGTTTTCAGAAACTTATCTACTGCTGACAGTGGTCTATACAGGTGTAAAGTAGACGGACGTGTATCCACTATAAGCCATAATATCAATGTTACTGTGACAG ACTGGGTAACACCCACAGGTAACATGGACAGTGACGTTCAAAGAAATCAAAGCACAGCAA ATGGGTCCATAAGAGATTCTGTAGACTGGTCATTGCTGTGGCCATATGGATACATCTGCGGTGGGATTCTGCTGGTGGTGGCAACACTGATGCTTGGATCTGTGCTCATCATCAGATGCCAAC GACCCAAAAagtcaaagaaagagagaatagctGAGAATCAG TCTACAGCGACCCAAGCATCATATATCCCTCAGCCCATAAATGACACCATTAGTTATCGGCATGACAACACCCACAGTCTGCCTCCCCAACTCAGTCCATCCTGCATCTATGATATTCCGCGTGCCAGGGCTTCATCTCATAGAGACCGCCCTTCGGCGGGAAGGCGTCCAGCCAATCAGGTGGCACCAGGGCAAATGCATGACCAGAACAATGTAAATGCGGAGGAAGAGGACAGCCCGCTGATATACGCCTCCCTGAATCACAAGACTTTGCTGCACGGCCCAATCAAAGTCTCGCATTCAGAGATGGAGAACTCTGAGTACGCTGCCATTAAAATCAACTAA